CAACATTCCGCCCCATAGGAGAAGTTGTGGTCTTCTGGTGCGGCATGGTGGTGGGCGCCATCTGCCCGCCGGTCATGCCATAGATGGCATTGTTGACAAAAATCACGGTAAATTTTTCGCCGCGATTGGCGGCATGAATTATCTCACCCATTCCAATTGACGCCAAGTCGCCGTCGCCCTGATAAGTAAAGACAATCATGTCGGGGCGAAGCCGCTTAAAGCCGGTCGCCAGCGCCGGAGCGCGGCCATGGGGGGATTCCATGAAATCGAAATTGAAATAATTATACGCCAGAACGGAGCAACCGACCGGCGCCACACCGACCGTGCGCTCCCGCACACCAAGCTCGTCTATTACCTCGGCAACCAGGCGATGAATAATTCCGTGGGTGCAACCGGGACAATAATGGGTGATAGTGCTGCTCAGCGCTTCCGGACGAGACAAAATGGTCAGAAGGTCATTTGCCATATTACCCCTTCTTTTT
This Candidatus Zixiibacteriota bacterium DNA region includes the following protein-coding sequences:
- a CDS encoding thiamine pyrophosphate-dependent enzyme produces the protein MANDLLTILSRPEALSSTITHYCPGCTHGIIHRLVAEVIDELGVRERTVGVAPVGCSVLAYNYFNFDFMESPHGRAPALATGFKRLRPDMIVFTYQGDGDLASIGMGEIIHAANRGEKFTVIFVNNAIYGMTGGQMAPTTMPHQKTTTSPMGRNVETAGYPIRVAELISSLATPAYIARAAVHTPMHAIGAKQKIKKAFSYQVQGTCFSLVEILSTCPTNWGIAPEASTRWLEENMMPYYPLGTLKTPEGKEK